A genomic region of Streptomyces diastaticus subsp. diastaticus contains the following coding sequences:
- the rpsB gene encoding 30S ribosomal protein S2, with product MAVVTMRELLESGVHFGHQTRRWNPKMKRFIFTERNGIYIIDLLQSLSYIDRAYEFVKETVAHGGTVMFVGTKKQAQEAIAEQATRVGMPYVNQRWLGGMLTNFSTVYKRLQRLKELEQIDFEDVAASGLTKKELLVLSREKAKLEKTLGGIREMQKVPSAVWIVDTKKEHIAVGEARKLHIPVVAILDTNCDPDEVDYKIPGNDDAIRSVTLLTRVIADAVAEGLIARSGVATGDSKPGDKAAGEPLAEWERDLLEGDKKPAETAEAPAAKDEVQTSAETEKVADAEQAVAPAVVEEATGAAAVEPEQA from the coding sequence ATGGCCGTCGTCACGATGCGGGAGCTGCTGGAAAGCGGCGTCCACTTCGGTCACCAGACCCGCCGCTGGAACCCGAAGATGAAGCGCTTCATCTTCACGGAGCGCAACGGCATCTACATCATCGACCTGCTCCAGTCGCTGTCGTACATCGACCGCGCCTACGAGTTCGTCAAGGAGACCGTCGCCCACGGCGGCACGGTGATGTTCGTCGGTACGAAGAAGCAGGCGCAGGAGGCCATCGCGGAGCAGGCCACCCGCGTCGGCATGCCCTACGTCAACCAGCGCTGGCTGGGCGGCATGCTCACCAACTTCTCCACCGTCTACAAGCGCCTCCAGCGCCTCAAGGAGCTGGAGCAGATCGACTTCGAGGACGTGGCCGCCTCCGGCCTCACCAAGAAGGAGCTCCTGGTCCTCTCGCGTGAGAAGGCCAAGCTGGAGAAGACCCTCGGTGGTATCCGCGAGATGCAGAAGGTGCCCAGCGCCGTCTGGATCGTGGACACCAAGAAGGAGCACATCGCCGTCGGTGAGGCGCGCAAGCTCCACATCCCGGTCGTCGCCATCCTCGACACCAACTGCGACCCCGACGAGGTCGACTACAAGATCCCGGGCAACGACGACGCGATCCGCTCCGTCACCCTGCTCACCCGCGTGATCGCCGACGCGGTCGCCGAGGGCCTCATCGCCCGCTCCGGCGTCGCCACCGGAGACTCCAAGCCGGGCGACAAGGCCGCCGGTGAGCCCCTCGCCGAGTGGGAGCGTGACCTGCTCGAGGGCGACAAGAAGCCCGCCGAGACCGCCGAGGCCCCCGCCGCCAAGGACGAGGTGCAGACCTCCGCCGAGACGGAGAAGGTCGCCGACGCCGAGCAGGCCGTCGCCCCGGCCGTCGTCGAGGAGGCCACGGGCGCCGCGGCCGTCGAGCCCGAGCAGGCCTGA
- a CDS encoding thiamine ABC transporter substrate-binding protein, with protein MPITRNVARTALATCAGLFAVAACGSGDTDEAQSKQVTLVTHDSFNVSKAVLAEFKKETGYTVKVLKSGDAGQAVNQAVLSRDNPQGDVLFGVDNTLLSRAVDNGVFAPYEAKGLDRVPAEYQLDAAKHRVTPIDTGDICVNYDKRYFADKKLDPPRTFEELADPEYKNLLVTENAATSSPGLGFLLGTAAEFGDEGWQDYWKKLKANGVKVVEGWEQAYNEEFSGSAGGKKAGGDRPLVVSYASSPPVEVLYADPQPDEAPTGVLTDTCFRQIEFAGLLDGAKNSEGGKRLLDFLIGKTFQEDLPLQMFVRPVAEDAKLPKLFTEFGAEAENARSLDPQTIAENREAWIKSWTSLVVK; from the coding sequence GTGCCCATCACACGCAACGTCGCCAGGACCGCGCTGGCGACGTGCGCCGGTCTGTTCGCCGTGGCGGCCTGCGGGTCCGGCGACACCGACGAGGCGCAGTCCAAGCAGGTCACCCTCGTCACCCATGACTCGTTCAACGTCTCCAAGGCCGTGCTCGCCGAGTTCAAGAAGGAGACCGGCTACACGGTCAAGGTGCTGAAGAGCGGGGACGCCGGCCAGGCCGTCAACCAGGCCGTCCTCTCCAGGGACAACCCGCAGGGCGATGTCCTGTTCGGCGTCGACAACACCTTGCTCTCCCGTGCCGTCGACAACGGGGTCTTCGCCCCGTACGAGGCGAAGGGCCTGGACCGCGTCCCGGCGGAGTACCAGCTCGACGCGGCGAAGCACCGGGTGACGCCGATCGACACCGGCGACATCTGCGTCAACTACGACAAGAGGTACTTCGCCGACAAGAAGCTCGACCCGCCGCGCACCTTCGAGGAACTGGCCGACCCCGAGTACAAGAACCTCCTCGTCACCGAGAACGCCGCCACCTCCTCGCCGGGGCTCGGCTTCCTGCTCGGGACGGCCGCCGAATTCGGAGACGAAGGCTGGCAGGACTACTGGAAAAAGCTCAAGGCCAACGGCGTGAAGGTCGTCGAAGGCTGGGAGCAGGCGTACAACGAGGAGTTCTCCGGCTCGGCGGGCGGCAAGAAGGCTGGGGGCGACCGGCCGCTCGTCGTCTCGTACGCGTCCAGCCCTCCGGTCGAGGTGCTGTACGCGGACCCGCAGCCGGACGAGGCGCCGACCGGCGTTCTGACCGACACCTGCTTCCGGCAGATCGAGTTCGCCGGGCTCCTCGACGGAGCGAAGAACTCCGAGGGAGGGAAGAGGCTGCTGGACTTCCTGATCGGCAAGACGTTCCAGGAGGATCTGCCGCTGCAGATGTTCGTCCGGCCCGTCGCCGAGGACGCGAAGCTGCCGAAGCTGTTCACGGAGTTCGGTGCGGAGGCGGAAAACGCCCGTTCGCTGGACCCGCAGACGATCGCTGAGAACCGTGAGGCATGGATCAAGTCGTGGACCTCGCTCGTGGTGAAGTGA
- a CDS encoding maleylpyruvate isomerase N-terminal domain-containing protein, with the protein MTHRDLSYDRFCDEVTVQTGRLREALAGADLQARVPTCPEWTLRDLAVHVGGATRWMNEIVRSRASAEVPDEAVPHFVGPTAEEGPKALDAWLAEGAEAAAEALREAGPGRKMWTWSWDQSSSFWARRLTQEVLVHRADACIAAGVPFAADAELASDAVDEWLEIVAYVQRVRPTDSAAELRGGGRTLHLHATDVAPGVRGEWLIELTETGFEVREEHVGDATVELRGPMTELMLAFYRRLPVTGDEVEVRGDRALLDFWLERATFG; encoded by the coding sequence ATGACTCACAGAGATCTCTCGTACGACCGGTTCTGCGACGAGGTGACCGTACAGACGGGACGGCTGCGGGAGGCGCTGGCGGGCGCGGATCTCCAGGCGCGTGTTCCGACGTGCCCGGAGTGGACGCTGCGCGATCTCGCGGTGCACGTGGGCGGTGCCACCCGGTGGATGAACGAGATCGTACGGAGCCGCGCTTCCGCCGAGGTACCTGACGAGGCGGTTCCCCACTTCGTGGGGCCGACCGCCGAGGAGGGGCCGAAGGCTCTGGACGCGTGGCTGGCCGAAGGCGCAGAGGCGGCCGCGGAGGCGCTGAGGGAGGCGGGGCCGGGCCGGAAGATGTGGACCTGGTCCTGGGACCAGAGCTCCAGTTTCTGGGCGCGTCGCCTCACGCAGGAAGTGCTCGTCCACCGCGCGGACGCCTGCATCGCCGCCGGCGTACCGTTCGCGGCCGACGCCGAGCTGGCCTCGGACGCCGTCGACGAGTGGCTCGAGATCGTCGCGTACGTGCAGCGAGTTCGACCGACCGACTCCGCCGCCGAGTTGCGTGGCGGCGGCCGCACTCTGCATCTCCATGCGACGGACGTGGCGCCCGGCGTACGCGGGGAATGGCTCATCGAGCTCACGGAGACAGGGTTCGAGGTGCGGGAGGAGCACGTCGGCGATGCCACGGTGGAGCTGCGTGGGCCCATGACCGAGCTGATGCTCGCGTTCTACCGTCGCCTGCCTGTGACCGGTGACGAGGTCGAGGTGCGAGGTGACCGCGCGCTCCTGGACTTCTGGCTGGAGCGAGCCACCTTCGGATGA
- a CDS encoding ABC transporter permease gives MAVPVVFFGLFFAYPVAAIVGRGLRQNGAWQFGALGDVLGDPGIGQVLWFTLWQALASTGLTLALAMPAAYVFARLEFPGKSLLRAVVTVPFVLPTVVVGTAFLAMLGRGGLLDDLWGVRLDTTVWAILLAHVFFNYAVVVRTVGGLWAQLDPRQEEAARMLGASRLRALRAVTLPALGPAVAAAALMVFLFTFTSFGVVQILGGPGYATLEVEIYRQTAQLLDLPTAAVLTLVQFAAVAAILAVHAWTVRRRETALNLVDAAHAVRRVHGAGQRLLLGLVLGTVALLILLPLGVLVERALDVPGGYGLGYFRALLLSDGGAFLVPPIDAVGNSLGYAAVATLVALLVGGLAAAALTRRAGRFTRGFDALLMLPLGVSAVTVGFGFLIALDEPPLDLRASWILVPLAQALVGVPFVVRTMLPVLRAVDDRLREAAAVLGASPWRAWREVDLPLVRRALLVAAGFAFAVSLGEFGATVFIARPDNPTLPVAVARLLGRAGDLNYGQAMALSTILMIVCVVSLLLLERIRPLARGTGTAGTPLDRTGAF, from the coding sequence ATGGCCGTCCCGGTGGTCTTCTTCGGGCTCTTCTTCGCATACCCCGTCGCCGCCATCGTCGGCCGGGGGCTGCGACAGAACGGGGCGTGGCAGTTCGGCGCGCTGGGCGACGTACTGGGTGACCCGGGCATCGGGCAGGTGCTCTGGTTCACCCTCTGGCAGGCGCTCGCGTCGACGGGGCTGACCCTGGCCCTCGCCATGCCGGCGGCGTACGTGTTCGCGCGGCTCGAGTTCCCGGGCAAGAGCCTGCTGCGTGCTGTGGTCACGGTTCCGTTCGTCCTGCCCACCGTGGTGGTGGGCACGGCCTTCCTGGCGATGCTGGGAAGGGGCGGTCTGCTGGACGACCTGTGGGGTGTGCGCCTGGACACCACTGTGTGGGCCATTCTGCTCGCCCACGTCTTCTTCAACTACGCCGTAGTGGTCCGCACCGTCGGCGGCCTGTGGGCCCAGCTCGACCCGCGCCAGGAGGAAGCCGCCAGGATGCTCGGCGCGTCCCGGCTGCGAGCCCTACGCGCCGTAACGCTTCCCGCCCTCGGGCCCGCTGTCGCGGCGGCCGCGCTGATGGTGTTCCTGTTCACGTTCACCTCGTTCGGTGTCGTGCAGATCCTGGGCGGGCCCGGCTACGCCACGCTCGAGGTGGAGATCTACCGGCAGACCGCGCAACTGCTCGACCTGCCCACAGCCGCCGTCCTCACGCTGGTGCAGTTCGCCGCTGTCGCAGCGATCCTCGCCGTCCACGCCTGGACCGTGCGGCGCCGCGAGACGGCTTTGAACCTGGTCGACGCTGCGCACGCGGTGCGCCGTGTCCACGGTGCAGGGCAGCGTCTCCTGCTGGGCCTCGTGCTCGGCACCGTGGCCCTCCTCATCCTGCTTCCCCTCGGCGTCCTGGTGGAGCGGGCCCTGGACGTGCCCGGGGGATACGGACTGGGCTACTTCCGTGCCCTCCTGTTGTCCGACGGGGGAGCGTTCCTCGTCCCGCCGATCGACGCCGTCGGCAACTCCCTGGGGTACGCCGCGGTGGCGACGCTCGTCGCGCTGCTCGTCGGAGGCCTCGCCGCTGCGGCGCTGACGCGGCGCGCGGGGCGCTTCACCAGGGGTTTCGACGCCCTGCTGATGCTTCCTCTGGGCGTGTCCGCGGTGACGGTCGGGTTCGGTTTCCTCATCGCTCTCGACGAGCCACCCCTGGACCTGCGCGCCAGCTGGATACTGGTTCCTCTCGCCCAGGCCCTCGTGGGAGTGCCGTTCGTGGTGCGCACGATGTTGCCCGTGCTGCGCGCCGTGGACGACAGGCTGCGGGAGGCCGCCGCCGTGCTCGGTGCGTCCCCCTGGCGGGCTTGGCGGGAGGTGGACCTACCGCTGGTACGCCGGGCCCTGCTTGTTGCCGCGGGGTTCGCCTTCGCGGTGTCGCTGGGCGAGTTCGGGGCGACCGTTTTCATCGCGCGCCCCGACAATCCGACGCTGCCGGTGGCGGTCGCCCGGCTGCTGGGCCGCGCCGGCGACCTCAACTACGGACAGGCCATGGCCCTGTCCACGATCCTCATGATCGTCTGCGTCGTCTCCCTGCTGCTTCTGGAGCGGATCCGCCCGCTGGCCCGCGGAACGGGCACGGCAGGGACGCCACTCGACCGAACCGGAGCGTTCTGA
- a CDS encoding ABC transporter ATP-binding protein yields MAAAPRHTDGHRTGAHAARAGRDAPSVTPLLEVDTASVHFPGARQPALHAVDLRMAAGEIVCVLGPSGSGKSTLLRSVAGLQGLDSGRVLLEGRDQAGVPAHLRGVGLMFQDHQLFPQRDVGGNIAFGPRMHGAAREEQADRVAELLRLVGLPGAERRAVSTLSGGEQQRIALARALAPSPRLLMLDEPLGQLDRSLRERLVVELRELFATLGTTVLAVTHDQGEAFALADRVVVMRNGRIAQSGTPLEVWQRPVDAFVARFLGFDNLVGATIADGAADTPWGRLPVPSSSSQGQCEVLVRPTGVRLVEAERGLACTVAARTFRGTHVSLRLDPVRGPRLEAACTLREAPAPGAEVGVIFDPDDVVVLG; encoded by the coding sequence ATGGCTGCTGCACCAAGGCACACGGACGGGCACCGTACGGGCGCCCACGCCGCGCGGGCGGGTCGAGACGCCCCGTCAGTGACACCGCTGCTGGAGGTCGACACGGCCTCCGTCCACTTTCCCGGGGCGCGGCAGCCCGCTCTGCACGCGGTCGACCTCCGGATGGCCGCCGGGGAGATCGTCTGCGTCCTCGGACCCAGTGGGAGCGGCAAGTCGACATTGCTGCGCTCCGTGGCGGGGCTTCAGGGGCTCGACTCGGGGCGGGTGCTGCTGGAGGGACGGGACCAGGCAGGTGTTCCCGCCCACCTACGGGGCGTCGGGCTCATGTTCCAGGATCACCAGCTCTTCCCCCAGCGCGACGTCGGCGGCAACATCGCCTTCGGGCCTCGTATGCACGGGGCGGCGCGCGAGGAGCAGGCCGACCGTGTGGCGGAACTACTGCGCCTGGTGGGACTCCCCGGCGCCGAGCGGCGTGCCGTCAGCACGCTGTCCGGCGGTGAACAGCAGAGGATCGCCCTGGCGCGGGCGCTGGCCCCCAGTCCTCGTCTGCTCATGTTGGACGAGCCGCTCGGGCAGCTCGACCGCAGTCTCCGTGAGCGCCTCGTGGTCGAACTGCGCGAACTGTTCGCCACGCTGGGGACGACCGTGCTGGCGGTGACGCACGACCAGGGGGAGGCGTTCGCCCTCGCGGACCGCGTGGTGGTGATGCGAAACGGGCGGATCGCCCAGTCGGGGACGCCGTTGGAGGTGTGGCAGCGGCCCGTCGACGCGTTCGTGGCCCGTTTCCTCGGCTTCGACAACCTTGTCGGCGCCACGATCGCCGATGGCGCCGCGGATACGCCCTGGGGCAGGCTGCCCGTACCGTCGTCGTCCTCGCAGGGGCAGTGTGAAGTACTGGTCAGGCCCACCGGAGTGCGCCTCGTGGAGGCGGAGCGCGGGCTCGCCTGCACCGTCGCCGCGCGGACTTTCCGAGGCACCCATGTATCGCTCAGGCTGGACCCGGTGAGGGGGCCCCGGCTGGAGGCGGCGTGCACGTTGCGGGAGGCGCCGGCGCCCGGAGCCGAGGTGGGAGTGATCTTCGACCCGGACGACGTGGTCGTTCTGGGGTGA
- a CDS encoding phosphatidate cytidylyltransferase: protein MNDSPWGAPSHAGYAGPWPTAGQGPVQGAATAGPAYDAHEAQQTRPMPIVPEMPDLPADGGKWDGPSDGALPGAPSSRDETPQEPMSAATPPPAPQKKSAGRDLGAAIGVGVGLGAVIVASLFIVKAVFIGVIAVAVVVGLWELTTRLAERKDIHAPLVPLAAGGAGMVVAGYVWGPEGAWVAMALTALAVLVWRMTAPPEGYLKDVTAGVFATFYVPFLATFVALMLTADDGAQRVITFLILTVVADTGAYAVGWRFGKHKLAPRISPGKTREGLFGAVGAAMFAGALCMQFLVDGGAWWQGLLLGLSVAVSATLGDLGESMIKRDLGIKDMGTLLPGHGGIMDRLDSLLPTAPVVWALMVLFVGSG, encoded by the coding sequence ATGAACGACTCCCCCTGGGGCGCGCCGTCGCATGCCGGGTACGCGGGTCCTTGGCCTACCGCAGGCCAGGGGCCCGTCCAGGGAGCCGCCACGGCGGGTCCCGCGTACGATGCCCATGAAGCCCAGCAGACTCGGCCCATGCCCATCGTGCCCGAAATGCCGGACCTGCCCGCCGATGGCGGGAAGTGGGACGGCCCGTCGGACGGTGCCCTGCCCGGTGCACCGTCGTCCCGTGACGAGACGCCGCAGGAGCCCATGTCCGCCGCCACGCCGCCCCCCGCACCGCAGAAGAAGAGCGCGGGGCGGGACCTCGGGGCCGCCATAGGAGTCGGCGTCGGCCTCGGAGCGGTGATCGTCGCGTCGCTGTTCATCGTGAAGGCCGTGTTCATCGGAGTCATAGCGGTGGCGGTCGTCGTCGGGCTGTGGGAACTCACCACGCGGCTGGCGGAGCGCAAGGACATCCACGCGCCCCTCGTGCCGCTGGCGGCGGGCGGGGCGGGCATGGTCGTCGCCGGCTATGTGTGGGGCCCGGAAGGCGCCTGGGTCGCCATGGCGCTCACCGCGCTCGCCGTGCTCGTCTGGCGGATGACGGCGCCTCCTGAGGGATATCTGAAGGACGTTACGGCGGGGGTCTTCGCGACGTTCTACGTCCCGTTCCTCGCGACCTTCGTAGCCCTCATGCTGACGGCCGACGACGGCGCGCAGCGGGTCATCACCTTCCTCATCCTGACGGTGGTCGCCGACACCGGCGCCTACGCCGTCGGCTGGCGCTTCGGCAAGCACAAGCTGGCTCCGCGCATCAGCCCCGGCAAGACGCGGGAAGGGCTGTTCGGAGCGGTCGGGGCAGCGATGTTCGCCGGCGCTCTGTGCATGCAGTTCCTGGTCGACGGAGGGGCTTGGTGGCAGGGACTGCTCCTGGGCCTGTCGGTGGCGGTGAGCGCGACCCTGGGCGACCTCGGCGAGTCGATGATCAAGCGAGACCTCGGCATCAAGGACATGGGCACACTGCTGCCCGGGCACGGCGGCATCATGGACCGCTTGGACTCCCTGCTGCCGACAGCGCCTGTCGTCTGGGCGCTGATGGTGCTCTTCGTGGGGTCCGGCTGA
- the frr gene encoding ribosome recycling factor has translation MIEETLLEAEEKMEKAVVVAKEDFAAIRTGRAHPAMFNKIVADYYGALTPINQLASFSVPEPRMAVVTPFDSTALRNIEQAIRDSDLGVNPSNDGRIIRVSFPELTEDRRREFIKVARGKAEDSKISIRAVRRKAKEAIDKLVKDGEVGEDEGRRGEKELDDTTAKYVAQVDELLKHKEAELLEV, from the coding sequence GTGATCGAAGAGACCCTCCTCGAGGCCGAGGAGAAGATGGAAAAGGCCGTCGTGGTCGCCAAGGAGGACTTCGCCGCGATCCGCACCGGCCGTGCGCACCCGGCGATGTTCAACAAGATCGTGGCCGACTACTACGGTGCCCTCACGCCGATCAATCAGCTGGCGTCGTTCTCGGTGCCGGAACCGCGCATGGCCGTCGTCACGCCGTTCGACTCGACCGCGCTGCGCAACATCGAGCAGGCCATCCGCGACTCGGACCTCGGCGTCAACCCGAGCAACGACGGCCGCATCATCCGCGTCTCGTTCCCCGAGCTCACGGAGGATCGCCGCCGCGAGTTCATCAAGGTCGCCAGGGGCAAGGCCGAGGACTCGAAGATCTCGATCCGCGCCGTTCGGCGCAAGGCCAAGGAAGCCATCGACAAGCTGGTCAAGGACGGCGAGGTCGGTGAGGACGAGGGCCGCCGCGGCGAGAAGGAACTCGACGACACCACCGCCAAGTACGTGGCTCAGGTGGACGAGCTGCTCAAGCACAAGGAAGCCGAGCTGCTCGAAGTCTGA
- the rlmN gene encoding 23S rRNA (adenine(2503)-C(2))-methyltransferase RlmN, with translation MAPPAPGVLTFVAPRGAKKPPRHLADLTPTERKEALAELGEKPFRAKQLSQHYFARYAHDPAEWTDIPAGSREKLRSELLPDLMSVVRHISCDDDTTRKTLWRLHDGTLVESVLMRYPDRVTMCISSQAGCGMNCPFCATGQAGLDRNLSTAEIVHQIVDGMRALRDGEVPGGPARLSNIVFMGMGEPLANYNRVTGAIRRLTDPEPDGVGLSQRGITVSTVGLVPAIHRFADEGFKCRLAVSLHAPDDDLRDTLVPVNTRWKVREVLDSAWEYAEKSGRRVSIEYALIRDINDQAWRGDLLGRLLKNKRVHVNLIPLNPTPGSKWTASRPEDEKAFVEAIAAHGVPVTVRDTRGQEIDGACGQLAATER, from the coding sequence ATGGCACCGCCCGCACCCGGAGTGCTCACCTTTGTCGCGCCCCGCGGAGCCAAGAAGCCGCCGCGGCACCTCGCCGACCTCACACCCACCGAGCGCAAGGAAGCCCTCGCCGAGCTCGGCGAGAAGCCGTTCCGCGCCAAGCAACTGTCGCAGCACTACTTCGCCCGGTACGCGCACGACCCGGCGGAGTGGACCGACATCCCCGCGGGTTCCCGCGAGAAGCTGCGCAGCGAGTTGCTGCCGGACCTCATGTCGGTCGTCCGACACATCTCCTGCGACGACGACACCACGCGCAAGACGCTGTGGCGGCTCCACGACGGGACCCTGGTCGAGTCGGTGCTCATGCGCTACCCGGACCGGGTCACCATGTGCATCTCGTCGCAGGCCGGCTGCGGCATGAACTGCCCCTTCTGCGCCACGGGACAGGCCGGGCTGGACCGCAACCTCTCCACCGCCGAGATCGTGCACCAGATCGTCGACGGGATGCGGGCACTTCGGGACGGTGAGGTCCCCGGTGGCCCCGCCCGGCTGTCGAACATCGTCTTCATGGGCATGGGCGAGCCGCTCGCCAACTACAACCGCGTCACCGGTGCGATCAGGCGCCTCACCGATCCCGAGCCCGACGGGGTAGGGCTGTCGCAGCGCGGCATCACGGTCTCCACCGTCGGCCTCGTTCCCGCCATCCACCGCTTCGCGGACGAGGGCTTCAAGTGCCGCCTGGCGGTCTCCCTGCACGCCCCCGACGACGACCTGCGCGACACGCTCGTGCCCGTCAACACCCGATGGAAGGTCCGCGAGGTGCTGGATTCCGCGTGGGAGTACGCGGAGAAGTCCGGGCGGCGGGTCTCCATCGAGTACGCCCTGATCCGTGACATCAACGACCAGGCGTGGCGTGGTGACCTGCTCGGGCGCCTGCTGAAGAACAAGCGTGTGCACGTCAACCTGATCCCGCTGAACCCCACTCCGGGCTCCAAGTGGACCGCGTCGCGGCCGGAGGACGAGAAGGCGTTCGTGGAGGCCATCGCCGCGCACGGTGTGCCGGTCACGGTGCGGGACACCCGCGGCCAGGAGATCGACGGGGCCTGCGGGCAGCTCGCCGCCACGGAGCGCTGA
- the tsf gene encoding translation elongation factor Ts gives MANYTAADVKKLRELTGAGMMDCKKALDEAEGSVDKAVELLRVKGQKGVAKREGRSAENGAVVSLIADDHTSGVLVELKCETDFVAKGEKFQHVANTLAQHIAATSPADLEALLASEIESGKTVQAYVDEANANLGEKIVLDRFAQFTGGYVAAYMHRTMPDLPPQIGVLVELDKENAEVAKDVAQHIAAFAPQYLSRDEVPAEVVENERRVAEETSRNEGKPEAALPKIVEGRVNGFFKEVALLDQPFAKDNKKSVQKVLGEAGVSLKRFARIKVGI, from the coding sequence ATGGCGAACTACACCGCCGCCGACGTCAAGAAGCTCCGCGAGCTCACCGGCGCCGGCATGATGGACTGCAAGAAGGCCCTCGACGAGGCCGAGGGCAGCGTCGACAAGGCTGTCGAGCTCCTTCGCGTCAAGGGCCAGAAGGGCGTCGCCAAGCGCGAGGGCCGCTCCGCCGAGAACGGCGCCGTCGTCTCCCTCATCGCCGACGACCACACCTCCGGTGTTCTCGTCGAGCTGAAGTGCGAGACGGACTTCGTCGCCAAGGGCGAGAAGTTCCAGCACGTCGCCAACACCCTCGCCCAGCACATCGCCGCGACCTCCCCGGCCGACCTTGAGGCGCTGCTCGCCTCCGAGATCGAGTCCGGCAAGACGGTCCAGGCGTACGTGGACGAGGCCAACGCCAACCTCGGTGAGAAGATCGTCCTGGACCGCTTCGCGCAGTTCACGGGCGGCTACGTCGCGGCGTACATGCACCGCACCATGCCCGACCTCCCGCCGCAGATCGGTGTCCTCGTCGAGCTCGACAAGGAGAACGCCGAGGTCGCCAAGGACGTCGCGCAGCACATCGCCGCCTTCGCGCCGCAGTACCTTTCGCGTGACGAGGTGCCGGCCGAGGTCGTCGAGAACGAGCGCCGCGTCGCCGAGGAGACCTCGCGCAACGAGGGCAAGCCCGAGGCCGCGCTCCCGAAGATCGTCGAAGGCCGGGTGAACGGCTTCTTCAAGGAGGTCGCCCTCCTGGACCAGCCCTTCGCCAAGGACAACAAGAAGTCCGTCCAGAAGGTCCTGGGCGAGGCCGGTGTCAGCCTGAAGCGCTTCGCGCGCATCAAGGTCGGCATCTGA
- the pyrH gene encoding UMP kinase has translation MGNVDSAARSEDGKGAGRFLLKLSGEAFAGGGGLGVDPDVVHAIAREIAAVVRDGAQIAVVIGGGNFFRGAELQQRGMDRARSDYMGMLGTVMNCLALQDFLEKEGIDSRVQTAITMGQVAEPYIPLRAVRHLEKGRVVIFGAGMGMPYFSTDTTAAQRALEIDAEALLMGKNGVDGVYDSDPKANPDAVKFDALGYGEVITRDLKVADMTAITLCRDNKLPILVFELLAAGNIARAVKGEKIGTLVGEPRARD, from the coding sequence ATGGGCAATGTTGACAGTGCTGCCAGGAGCGAGGACGGCAAAGGAGCCGGCCGTTTCCTGCTGAAGCTTTCCGGCGAGGCTTTCGCCGGCGGCGGGGGGCTCGGCGTCGACCCCGACGTGGTGCACGCCATCGCCCGTGAGATCGCCGCCGTGGTCCGCGACGGCGCGCAGATCGCCGTGGTGATCGGCGGCGGCAACTTCTTCCGCGGCGCCGAACTCCAGCAGCGCGGAATGGACCGCGCGCGCTCCGACTACATGGGCATGCTCGGCACCGTCATGAACTGCCTCGCGCTCCAGGACTTCCTGGAGAAGGAAGGCATCGACTCGCGGGTCCAGACCGCCATCACCATGGGGCAGGTGGCCGAGCCCTACATCCCGCTCCGTGCCGTGCGGCACCTGGAGAAGGGCCGGGTCGTCATCTTCGGTGCCGGCATGGGCATGCCGTACTTCTCCACCGACACCACCGCCGCCCAGCGCGCGCTCGAGATCGACGCCGAAGCGCTGTTGATGGGCAAGAACGGTGTCGACGGGGTCTACGATTCCGACCCGAAGGCCAACCCCGACGCGGTCAAGTTCGACGCCCTGGGCTACGGCGAGGTCATCACCCGCGATCTCAAGGTCGCCGACATGACCGCCATCACGCTGTGCCGGGACAACAAGCTGCCCATCCTGGTCTTCGAACTTCTCGCGGCCGGCAATATCGCCCGGGCCGTGAAGGGTGAGAAGATCGGCACGCTCGTGGGCGAGCCGCGCGCCCGGGACTGA